In one Kitasatospora cineracea genomic region, the following are encoded:
- a CDS encoding NlpC/P60 family protein: protein MRAALRCGAVLAAAALTLPFFSSAAYAIPEPGGAPKVSAGSDPLADAKRTLGPLLDQLHALYQQAETATEQYNGTVAKLAEQQTTVEDLKNRATRQQEAVDAGSDLASQLAAAQYRNNQVSGYAELLMAENPYEAVVIAELLNSAGRSQKDFLDRLKSDRDTLAALRTAAEQAVAQSQALAAEQEKAKNDVAQKLAEVEQLVGSLTGAQRDELAELEKQEANEAQLAFLASGAIGKGERTPSAMGRKAVAWALQQLGKDYVWGGAGPDVFDCSGLTSQAWLHAGQAIPRTSQEQWAQLKHVPLNQVRPGDLIVYFGGATHIGMYIGGGLIVQAPHTGDVVKVSQMGAMPILGAVRPDGDDAPDVAGGEWKVPDVPLGAVKIQPAKPSTLPTPPATPTPTPTAPGTPTGTPTGTPADPSGSASPSGSPSGSGSPSGSGAPSGSGSASAPPSGTGTGTPSGTGTPGAGTAPSSVTASGTGGSPSAADSVTPSGSRSAG from the coding sequence GTGCGCGCCGCGCTGCGCTGCGGGGCGGTCCTCGCCGCCGCCGCGCTCACCCTGCCGTTCTTCAGTTCCGCGGCGTACGCGATACCCGAACCGGGCGGTGCGCCGAAGGTCTCCGCCGGGTCCGACCCGCTGGCCGACGCCAAGCGCACCCTCGGACCGCTGCTCGACCAGCTGCACGCCCTGTACCAGCAGGCCGAGACCGCCACCGAGCAGTACAACGGCACCGTCGCCAAGCTCGCCGAGCAGCAGACCACCGTCGAGGACCTGAAGAACCGGGCCACCCGGCAGCAGGAGGCCGTCGACGCCGGCAGCGACCTGGCCTCGCAGCTCGCCGCCGCGCAGTACCGCAACAACCAGGTCTCCGGGTACGCCGAGCTGCTGATGGCCGAGAACCCGTACGAGGCCGTGGTCATCGCCGAGCTGCTGAACTCCGCCGGGCGCTCGCAGAAGGACTTCCTGGACCGGCTCAAGTCGGACCGGGACACCCTGGCCGCGCTGCGGACCGCCGCCGAGCAGGCCGTCGCCCAGTCGCAGGCGCTGGCCGCCGAGCAGGAGAAGGCGAAGAACGACGTCGCGCAGAAGCTGGCCGAGGTCGAGCAGCTGGTCGGCTCGCTCACCGGCGCCCAGCGCGACGAGCTGGCCGAGCTGGAGAAGCAGGAGGCGAACGAGGCCCAGCTGGCCTTCCTGGCCTCCGGGGCGATCGGCAAGGGCGAGCGGACGCCGTCGGCGATGGGCCGCAAGGCGGTCGCCTGGGCGCTGCAGCAGCTCGGCAAGGACTACGTGTGGGGCGGTGCCGGGCCGGACGTGTTCGACTGCTCCGGCCTCACCTCGCAGGCCTGGCTGCACGCCGGGCAGGCCATCCCGCGCACCAGCCAGGAGCAGTGGGCGCAGCTCAAGCACGTCCCGCTGAACCAGGTCCGGCCCGGTGACCTGATCGTCTACTTCGGCGGCGCCACCCACATCGGGATGTACATCGGCGGCGGCCTGATCGTGCAGGCCCCGCACACCGGCGACGTGGTGAAGGTCTCGCAGATGGGCGCGATGCCGATCCTGGGCGCGGTCCGGCCGGACGGGGACGACGCGCCGGACGTCGCGGGCGGCGAGTGGAAGGTGCCGGACGTGCCGCTGGGCGCGGTGAAGATCCAGCCCGCCAAGCCCTCGACGCTGCCGACCCCGCCCGCGACGCCGACGCCGACCCCGACCGCGCCCGGGACGCCGACCGGGACGCCGACCGGGACGCCGGCGGACCCCTCCGGGTCGGCCTCGCCCAGCGGATCGCCGAGCGGGTCGGGATCGCCGAGCGGGTCGGGCGCGCCCAGCGGTTCGGGCTCCGCCTCCGCCCCGCCGAGCGGTACCGGGACGGGCACGCCCAGCGGTACGGGGACGCCCGGTGCCGGCACGGCGCCGAGCAGCGTCACGGCGTCCGGCACCGGGGGCTCGCCGAGCGCGGCCGATTCGGTGACGCCCTCGGGGAGCCGGTCGGCGGGCTGA
- a CDS encoding inorganic phosphate transporter: protein MEHITFLVAVVIITALAFDFTNGFHDTANAMATSIATGALKPKVAVAIAAVLNFAGAFLSVKVATTISGGLVNEKAGLQPSIIFAALVGAILWNLLTWLKGLPSSSSHALYGGLIGATVVGVGLHGVNFSTVLSKILIPAVASPIIAGLASWGATKLAYLITRGAPKEGTEKGFRRGQVLSSSLISLAHGTNDAQKTMGIITLTLISTGALHKGDNPPVWVIVSAGLAIALGTYMGGWRIIRSMGSGLADIRPPQGFASETAAATVILTSSHMGYGLSTTQVCSGGIMGAGLGGPSGKLRWGMVRRMAYTWGLTLPAAAVVSGVAALVADRGNWGVALVGLALVAGAGSMWLVSRRQPVHADNVNEVDAAPATLELPTAAAPATLAA from the coding sequence ATGGAACACATCACGTTCCTGGTGGCCGTTGTGATCATCACGGCGCTCGCCTTCGACTTCACCAACGGCTTCCACGACACCGCCAACGCGATGGCCACCTCCATCGCCACCGGCGCGCTCAAGCCCAAGGTCGCCGTCGCCATCGCGGCGGTGCTGAACTTCGCCGGTGCCTTCCTCTCCGTGAAGGTCGCCACCACCATCTCGGGCGGCCTCGTCAACGAGAAGGCCGGACTGCAGCCCTCGATCATCTTCGCCGCCCTGGTCGGCGCGATCCTGTGGAACCTGCTGACCTGGCTCAAGGGCCTGCCCTCGTCCTCCTCGCACGCCCTGTACGGCGGCCTGATCGGCGCCACCGTGGTCGGGGTCGGCCTGCACGGCGTGAACTTCTCCACCGTGCTCTCCAAGATCCTGATCCCGGCGGTCGCCTCCCCGATCATCGCGGGCCTGGCCTCCTGGGGCGCCACCAAGCTGGCCTACCTGATCACCCGGGGCGCGCCGAAGGAGGGCACCGAGAAGGGCTTCCGCCGGGGGCAGGTCCTCTCCTCCTCGCTGATCTCGCTCGCGCACGGCACCAACGACGCGCAGAAGACCATGGGCATCATCACGCTGACCCTGATCTCGACCGGCGCCCTGCACAAGGGCGACAACCCGCCGGTCTGGGTGATCGTCAGCGCCGGTCTGGCCATCGCGCTCGGCACCTACATGGGCGGCTGGCGGATCATCCGCTCGATGGGCTCCGGCCTGGCCGACATCCGGCCGCCGCAGGGCTTCGCCTCGGAGACCGCGGCCGCGACGGTGATCCTGACCTCCTCGCACATGGGCTACGGCCTGTCCACCACCCAGGTCTGCTCCGGCGGCATCATGGGCGCGGGCCTGGGCGGCCCGTCCGGCAAGCTGCGCTGGGGCATGGTCCGCCGGATGGCCTACACCTGGGGCCTGACCCTGCCGGCCGCCGCCGTGGTCTCCGGCGTGGCCGCGCTGGTCGCCGACCGCGGCAACTGGGGCGTGGCGCTGGTGGGCCTGGCGCTGGTGGCGGGTGCCGGTTCGATGTGGCTGGTCTCGCGCCGCCAGCCGGTGCACGCGGACAACGTCAACGAGGTGGACGCGGCCCCCGCGACCCTCGAACTGCCCACCGCCGCCGCCCCGGCCACCCTCGCGGCCTGA
- a CDS encoding MDR family MFS transporter — protein sequence MSTTLKAPPQVQMSHRQVLEALSGLLLGLFVAVLSSTVVSNALPRILTDLHGGESAYTWVVTAALLSITAATPLWGKLSDLVSKKLLVQIAMVIYVLSSALAGLSQSIGMLIFCRVLQGIGAGGVIALGQICLAAMVPPRERGRYSGYFGAVFALATIGGPLIGGVIVDTSWLGWRWCFYVGVPFALVAILVLQRTLKLPEAAARKPKIDYLGATLITAAVSLLMIWISLAGKNYDWVSWQTAVMVLGGLALAGLFVAVEKRAAEPLIPLDLFRHRTVALAALASAFVGVGMYGTTTFLGQYFQLAKEKSPTQAGLLTLPMILGLAVSSTVAGRLITKYGKWKGFLVAGTVLLAAGLGLMGTARADTAYTLLALYMLLAGIGLGLTSQNLVLAVQNTVPRNELGAASSVVTFFRTMGGAMGVSALGALLGHKVASYAAENFAKAGIPAAGAGGDGIPDLKRLPAQIVPLITDAYGHGVGTVFLIAAPFAVVGFLLVLFIREVPLRTSNEERPAAPAGAKQTELVAD from the coding sequence ATGTCGACGACCCTCAAGGCACCACCGCAGGTCCAGATGTCCCACCGCCAAGTCCTCGAAGCCCTCTCGGGCCTGCTGCTCGGCCTGTTCGTGGCCGTGCTCTCCTCCACGGTCGTCTCCAACGCGCTCCCGCGGATCCTCACCGACCTGCACGGCGGCGAGTCCGCGTACACCTGGGTGGTCACCGCCGCCCTGCTGTCGATCACCGCCGCCACCCCGCTCTGGGGCAAGCTCTCCGACCTGGTCAGCAAGAAGCTGCTGGTCCAGATCGCCATGGTGATCTACGTGCTCTCCTCGGCGCTGGCCGGCCTGTCGCAGAGCATCGGCATGCTGATCTTCTGCCGGGTGCTCCAGGGCATCGGCGCCGGCGGCGTGATCGCGCTCGGCCAGATCTGCCTGGCCGCGATGGTCCCGCCGCGCGAACGCGGCCGCTACAGCGGCTACTTCGGCGCGGTCTTCGCGCTCGCCACCATCGGCGGCCCGCTGATCGGCGGCGTCATCGTGGACACCTCCTGGCTCGGCTGGCGCTGGTGCTTCTACGTCGGCGTCCCGTTCGCGCTCGTCGCCATCCTGGTCCTGCAGCGCACCCTCAAGCTCCCCGAGGCCGCCGCCCGCAAGCCGAAGATCGACTACCTGGGCGCGACGCTGATCACCGCCGCCGTCAGCCTGCTGATGATCTGGATCTCGCTGGCCGGCAAGAACTACGACTGGGTCTCCTGGCAGACCGCCGTCATGGTGCTCGGCGGCCTGGCGCTGGCCGGCCTGTTCGTCGCGGTCGAGAAGCGCGCCGCCGAACCGCTGATCCCGCTCGACCTGTTCCGCCACCGCACCGTCGCGCTCGCCGCGCTGGCCAGCGCCTTCGTCGGCGTCGGGATGTACGGCACCACCACCTTCCTGGGCCAGTACTTCCAGCTCGCCAAGGAGAAGTCGCCCACCCAGGCCGGCCTACTCACCCTGCCGATGATCCTCGGCCTGGCGGTCTCCTCCACCGTGGCCGGCAGGCTGATCACCAAGTACGGCAAGTGGAAGGGCTTCCTGGTCGCCGGCACCGTGCTGCTCGCCGCCGGCCTCGGCCTGATGGGCACCGCCCGGGCCGACACCGCGTACACCCTGCTCGCCCTCTACATGCTGCTGGCCGGCATCGGCCTCGGCCTGACCAGCCAGAACCTGGTGCTCGCGGTGCAGAACACGGTGCCGCGCAACGAGCTCGGCGCGGCCAGCTCGGTGGTCACCTTCTTCCGCACCATGGGCGGCGCGATGGGCGTCTCCGCGCTCGGCGCGCTGCTCGGCCACAAGGTGGCCAGCTACGCGGCGGAGAACTTCGCCAAGGCCGGGATCCCCGCCGCCGGGGCGGGCGGCGACGGCATCCCGGACCTCAAGAGGCTGCCCGCGCAGATCGTCCCGCTGATCACCGACGCGTACGGGCACGGCGTCGGCACGGTGTTCCTGATCGCCGCGCCGTTCGCGGTGGTCGGCTTCCTGCTGGTGCTGTTCATCCGCGAGGTGCCGCTGCGGACCTCCAACGAGGAGCGGCCAGCCGCCCCCGCCGGGGCCAAGCAGACGGAGCTGGTCGCCGACTGA
- a CDS encoding MarR family winged helix-turn-helix transcriptional regulator produces MSDPSDRRSPAELAFLAVEREVATLFRRSRARAAEISRLVHPELEAGAYVLLGFIRESGRARVTDVGLHFGVGKATVSRQIRAIEELGLLRRETDPLDRRASLVSLTEEGERRFAAARERRMDRFRASLAGWEPTELEQFARLLERFNELTEGV; encoded by the coding sequence ATGAGTGACCCCTCGGACCGGCGGAGCCCCGCCGAACTGGCGTTCCTCGCGGTCGAGCGCGAGGTGGCGACCCTGTTCCGGCGCAGCCGGGCGCGGGCCGCCGAGATCTCCCGGCTGGTGCACCCCGAGCTGGAGGCCGGGGCGTACGTGCTGCTCGGGTTCATCCGGGAGTCCGGGCGGGCCCGGGTGACCGACGTCGGGCTGCACTTCGGGGTGGGCAAGGCCACGGTGAGCCGGCAGATCCGGGCGATCGAGGAGCTGGGGCTGCTGCGGCGGGAGACCGACCCGCTGGACCGGCGGGCCTCGCTGGTGTCGCTGACCGAGGAGGGCGAGCGGCGGTTCGCGGCGGCCCGGGAGCGGCGGATGGACCGGTTCCGGGCCTCGCTGGCCGGGTGGGAGCCGACCGAGCTGGAGCAGTTCGCCCGGCTGCTGGAGCGGTTCAACGAGCTGACCGAGGGGGTCTGA
- a CDS encoding ABC transporter permease produces MAHTAEPAKGFLGELRDAVTPRAFFLVVAVLLLQLGFITSYVGALHHPTPHELSIAVVAPPEVAPKLVGALESVPDDAVRASTAPDAATAEARIKDQKIYAAWVVDPAGTEDRLLVAEARGPAASTAAEAVVTKLAASQGRTVAVDDTVPLAAGDAKGLSAFYLVIGWCVGGYLVASILGISAGSRPANTGRAVLRLGTLALYSVAAGLGGALIIGPVLDALPGSIAGLTGLGALVVFSVGAVTMALECLFDVVGIGLAVLLFVVLGNPSAGGVYPAPMLPAFWRAIGEWIPNGAGTSAARSIAYLDSTNLTVPFLVLALWAVLGVAVTFLAVVRRPQFGRPIPPED; encoded by the coding sequence ATGGCCCACACGGCAGAGCCGGCCAAGGGATTCCTCGGCGAACTCCGGGACGCGGTCACCCCGCGCGCGTTCTTCCTGGTCGTCGCCGTCCTGCTGCTGCAGCTCGGCTTCATCACCTCCTACGTGGGCGCCCTGCACCACCCGACGCCGCACGAGCTGTCCATCGCGGTGGTCGCCCCGCCCGAGGTCGCGCCCAAGCTGGTCGGCGCGCTGGAGTCCGTCCCGGACGACGCCGTGCGCGCCTCCACCGCACCCGACGCGGCCACCGCCGAGGCCCGGATCAAGGACCAGAAGATCTACGCGGCCTGGGTGGTCGACCCGGCCGGCACCGAGGACCGGCTGCTGGTCGCCGAGGCCCGCGGCCCGGCCGCCTCCACCGCCGCCGAGGCCGTCGTCACCAAGCTGGCCGCCTCCCAGGGCCGCACTGTCGCGGTGGACGACACCGTCCCGCTGGCCGCCGGCGACGCCAAGGGCCTGTCCGCCTTCTACCTGGTGATCGGCTGGTGCGTGGGCGGCTACCTGGTCGCCTCGATCCTCGGGATCAGCGCCGGCTCCCGCCCCGCCAACACCGGCCGGGCGGTGCTGCGGCTCGGCACGCTCGCGCTCTACTCGGTCGCGGCCGGCCTGGGCGGCGCGCTGATCATCGGCCCGGTCCTGGACGCGCTGCCCGGCTCGATCGCCGGACTCACCGGCCTGGGCGCGCTGGTGGTCTTCTCGGTCGGCGCCGTCACGATGGCCCTGGAGTGCCTGTTCGACGTGGTCGGCATCGGCCTCGCGGTGCTGCTCTTCGTCGTGCTGGGCAACCCCAGCGCGGGCGGGGTCTACCCGGCCCCGATGCTGCCCGCCTTCTGGCGGGCGATCGGCGAGTGGATCCCGAACGGGGCCGGCACCTCCGCGGCCCGCTCGATCGCCTACCTGGACTCCACCAACCTCACCGTGCCGTTCCTGGTGCTGGCGCTCTGGGCGGTGCTCGGCGTCGCGGTGACCTTCCTCGCGGTGGTCCGCCGCCCGCAGTTCGGCCGCCCCATCCCGCCCGAGGACTGA
- a CDS encoding GtrA family protein, translating into MPSPTQRVLALVPERIRPVLVKHRKLVKFLVVGGTCFVLTMLINFGLKTTVLDSKPVLALTIATVVTTVISYVLNRQWSFRAAGRKREAAGFFVVSALAVGVNDLPLVASRYLFDFRTPDVSHFTQELADFFSGMIIGTLLAMAFRFWAMNRFVFTELSERAAGDQQPGRAPERV; encoded by the coding sequence ATGCCGTCCCCTACGCAGCGCGTGCTGGCCCTCGTGCCCGAGCGCATCCGCCCGGTCCTGGTGAAGCACCGCAAGCTGGTGAAGTTCCTCGTGGTCGGAGGAACCTGTTTCGTCCTGACCATGCTGATCAACTTCGGGCTGAAGACCACCGTGCTGGACAGCAAGCCGGTGCTGGCGCTCACCATCGCCACCGTGGTGACCACGGTGATCTCGTACGTGCTGAACCGGCAGTGGTCGTTCCGCGCGGCCGGGCGCAAGCGGGAGGCGGCCGGGTTCTTCGTGGTCAGCGCGCTGGCGGTGGGGGTGAACGACCTCCCGCTGGTGGCGTCCCGGTACCTGTTCGACTTCCGGACGCCGGACGTGAGCCACTTCACCCAGGAGCTCGCCGACTTCTTCAGCGGGATGATCATCGGCACCCTGCTGGCGATGGCGTTCCGGTTCTGGGCGATGAACCGCTTCGTGTTCACCGAGCTGTCCGAGCGGGCGGCCGGCGACCAGCAGCCGGGGCGGGCGCCCGAGCGGGTCTGA
- the lon gene encoding endopeptidase La: protein MASMSAPLTLPVLPLDDEVVLPGMVVPLELSNPEVRAAVEAARAGSGGGKPQVLLVPRLDGSYAAVGALATVEQVGRLADGDPAALVRAVRRVRIGAGTTGPGAALWVETTPFKESDQGLPVAGRAAELVKEYKALSTQWLRRRGAWQIVDRVAAIEDVGELADNIGYAPFATAEQKLKVLLEADRPARLEYALSLLREHLAEEEVNDSIRKDVEEGVAKQQKEFLLRRQLEAVRKELAELNGEADTEEEDYRARVEAAALPEKVREAALKEVDKLERASDQSPEGSWIRTWLDTVLELPWNERSEDAYDIAGARAVLDADHTGLADVKDRIVEYLAVRKRRADQGLGQIGGRRGGAVLALVGPPGVGKTSLGESVAKAMGRSFVRVALGGVRDEAEIRGHRRTYVGSIPGRIVRAVKEAGTMNPVVLLDEIDKVGSDYRGDPAAALLEVLDPAQNHTFRDHYLEVELDLSDVVFLATANVLEAIPEPLLDRMDLVRLDGYTEDEKVAIARDHLLPRQLAKAGLGGDELTVDEAALRKLAAEYTREAGVRNLERSIARILRKVAAQTELGERELPAAVGADDLRALLGRPHHVPESAQEPAERRTAVPGVATGLAVTGAGGDVLYIEASLADAETGSTGLTLTGQLGDVMKESAHIALSYLRSRGAELELPVTGLRKRGIHLHVPAGAVPKDGPSAGITMTAALASLLSGRKVRTDVAMTGEVSLTGRVLPIGGVKQKLLAADRSGVTTVIIPKRNEADLDDVPAEVLERLTVHPVSDVREVLRLALEPAEVLVAAA, encoded by the coding sequence ATGGCATCGATGTCCGCTCCGCTCACTCTGCCGGTGCTGCCGCTCGACGACGAGGTGGTGCTCCCTGGCATGGTGGTTCCGCTGGAGCTTTCGAATCCCGAGGTGCGGGCCGCCGTGGAGGCGGCGCGGGCCGGGAGCGGCGGGGGGAAGCCGCAGGTGCTGCTGGTGCCGCGGCTGGACGGGTCGTACGCGGCGGTGGGGGCGCTGGCGACGGTCGAGCAGGTGGGGCGGCTGGCGGACGGGGACCCGGCGGCGCTGGTGCGGGCGGTGCGACGGGTGCGGATCGGGGCCGGGACGACCGGGCCGGGGGCCGCGCTGTGGGTGGAGACCACGCCGTTCAAGGAGTCGGACCAGGGGCTGCCGGTGGCGGGGCGGGCGGCCGAGCTGGTCAAGGAGTACAAGGCGCTGTCCACGCAGTGGCTGCGCCGTCGCGGGGCCTGGCAGATCGTCGACCGGGTGGCCGCGATCGAGGACGTCGGCGAGCTGGCCGACAACATCGGGTACGCGCCGTTCGCGACCGCCGAGCAGAAGCTGAAGGTGCTGCTGGAGGCGGACCGCCCGGCCCGGCTGGAGTACGCGCTGAGCCTGCTGCGCGAGCACCTCGCGGAGGAGGAGGTCAACGACTCGATCCGCAAGGACGTCGAGGAGGGCGTGGCCAAGCAGCAGAAGGAGTTCCTGCTGCGGCGCCAGCTGGAGGCGGTGCGCAAGGAGCTGGCCGAGCTGAACGGCGAGGCCGACACCGAGGAGGAGGACTACCGGGCCCGGGTCGAGGCCGCCGCGCTGCCCGAGAAGGTGCGCGAGGCCGCCCTCAAGGAGGTCGACAAGCTGGAGCGGGCCAGCGACCAGTCGCCCGAGGGCTCGTGGATCCGCACCTGGCTGGACACCGTCCTCGAACTGCCGTGGAACGAGCGCTCCGAGGACGCGTACGACATCGCCGGGGCCCGCGCCGTGCTGGACGCGGACCACACCGGGCTGGCGGACGTGAAGGACCGGATCGTCGAGTACCTGGCGGTGCGCAAGCGCCGGGCCGACCAGGGCCTGGGCCAGATCGGCGGGCGCCGGGGAGGCGCGGTGCTGGCGCTGGTCGGGCCGCCCGGGGTGGGCAAGACCTCGCTGGGGGAGTCCGTCGCGAAGGCGATGGGCCGGTCGTTCGTCCGGGTCGCGCTCGGCGGCGTGCGGGACGAGGCGGAGATCCGCGGCCACCGGCGGACGTACGTGGGCTCGATCCCCGGCCGGATCGTCCGGGCGGTCAAGGAGGCCGGGACGATGAACCCGGTGGTGCTGCTGGACGAGATCGACAAGGTCGGCTCGGACTACCGGGGCGACCCGGCGGCGGCCCTGCTGGAGGTCCTCGACCCGGCGCAGAACCACACCTTCCGGGACCACTACCTGGAGGTCGAACTCGACCTCTCCGACGTGGTGTTCCTGGCCACGGCGAACGTGCTGGAGGCCATCCCGGAGCCGCTGCTGGACCGGATGGACCTGGTCCGGCTCGACGGCTACACCGAGGACGAGAAGGTCGCCATCGCCCGCGACCACCTGCTGCCGCGCCAGCTCGCCAAGGCGGGCCTGGGCGGGGACGAGCTGACGGTGGACGAGGCGGCGCTGCGCAAGCTGGCCGCCGAGTACACCCGGGAGGCGGGCGTCCGGAACCTGGAGCGGTCGATCGCGCGGATCCTGCGCAAGGTCGCCGCGCAGACCGAGCTGGGCGAGCGCGAGCTGCCCGCCGCGGTCGGCGCGGACGACCTGCGGGCCCTGCTGGGCCGGCCGCACCACGTGCCGGAGTCGGCGCAGGAGCCGGCCGAGCGGCGCACCGCGGTGCCGGGCGTGGCCACCGGGCTGGCGGTCACCGGGGCCGGCGGCGACGTCCTCTACATCGAGGCCTCGCTGGCGGACGCCGAGACCGGCTCGACCGGGCTGACCCTGACCGGCCAGCTGGGCGACGTGATGAAGGAGTCGGCGCACATCGCGCTCTCCTACCTGCGCTCGCGCGGCGCCGAGCTGGAGCTGCCGGTGACCGGGCTGCGCAAGCGGGGCATCCACCTGCACGTGCCGGCCGGCGCGGTGCCGAAGGACGGCCCGAGCGCGGGCATCACCATGACCGCGGCGCTGGCCTCGCTGCTGTCCGGCCGCAAGGTGCGCACCGACGTGGCGATGACCGGCGAGGTGTCGCTGACCGGGCGGGTGCTGCCGATCGGCGGCGTCAAGCAGAAGCTGCTGGCCGCGGACCGCTCCGGGGTCACCACGGTGATCATCCCCAAGCGCAACGAGGCGGACCTGGACGACGTCCCCGCCGAGGTGCTGGAGCGCCTGACGGTCCACCCGGTGTCGGACGTCCGCGAGGTGCTGCGGCTGGCCCTGGAGCCGGCCGAGGTGCTGGTGGCGGCGGCCTGA
- a CDS encoding rhomboid-like protein: MTSAELRRRLIRPGLRAVPTPRANPFALGYLALLLGTTLYARFGDQDTVHRLQSLSSTDAHNLLVHPALSLVGSGLWVAGPVWMPYFWAFALTVAPLERRIGGLRALGVFGAGHIAATLLSQAVVVAAVAAGGAETGLLDAMDIGVSYGVLTSLGALAGLLGPTGRKVALGAGLALIGHQLLTDPDLITSVGHPAALGVGVALWPLLRGRGPRGPRRTRRARTVRPVPVWGAQGRPKAAPAEG; encoded by the coding sequence ATGACCAGCGCGGAACTGCGCCGACGACTGATCCGGCCCGGACTCCGGGCCGTGCCCACGCCGCGGGCCAACCCGTTCGCCCTCGGTTACCTCGCCCTGCTGCTCGGCACCACCCTCTACGCGCGCTTCGGCGACCAGGACACCGTGCACCGGCTCCAGTCGCTCTCCTCCACCGACGCGCACAACCTGCTCGTCCACCCCGCGCTCTCCCTGGTCGGCAGCGGCCTGTGGGTCGCCGGACCGGTCTGGATGCCCTACTTCTGGGCCTTCGCCCTCACCGTCGCACCCTTGGAACGACGGATCGGCGGCCTTCGTGCCCTCGGCGTCTTCGGCGCCGGCCACATCGCCGCGACCCTGCTCTCGCAGGCCGTCGTGGTGGCCGCGGTGGCGGCCGGCGGAGCCGAGACCGGCCTGCTCGACGCGATGGACATCGGCGTCTCCTACGGCGTCCTCACCTCGCTCGGCGCACTCGCCGGACTGCTCGGCCCGACCGGACGGAAGGTCGCGCTCGGCGCCGGGCTCGCGCTGATCGGACACCAACTGCTGACTGACCCCGACCTGATCACCTCGGTCGGCCACCCCGCCGCGCTGGGGGTGGGCGTCGCGCTCTGGCCGCTCCTGCGCGGGCGCGGGCCCCGCGGCCCGCGGCGGACGCGACGGGCGCGGACGGTGCGACCGGTGCCGGTGTGGGGCGCGCAGGGCCGGCCGAAGGCGGCCCCGGCGGAGGGGTGA
- a CDS encoding response regulator transcription factor translates to MTEIQQEPISSGPVGTQRRVLVVEDEPTIAESIAARLGAEGFKVAVAHDGPGAVDGFHTWQPDLVVLDIMLPGFDGLEVCRRIQAQRPVPVLMLTARDDETDLLVGLGVGADDYMTKPFSMRELAARVNVLLRRVERAQQAARTPALGSLRFGELEIDHVQRRVRLGSGDVHLTPTEFDLLACLAAQPRAVLTREQLLAEVWDWTDASGTRTVDSHVKALRRKIGASWIRTVHGVGYALEAPLS, encoded by the coding sequence GTGACAGAGATTCAGCAAGAGCCGATCAGCAGTGGACCGGTGGGCACCCAGCGACGGGTGCTCGTCGTGGAGGACGAGCCCACCATCGCGGAGTCGATCGCGGCGCGGCTGGGGGCCGAGGGCTTCAAGGTGGCGGTGGCCCACGACGGGCCGGGCGCGGTGGACGGGTTCCACACCTGGCAGCCGGACCTGGTGGTGCTGGACATCATGCTGCCGGGCTTCGACGGCCTGGAGGTGTGCCGCCGGATCCAGGCGCAGCGCCCGGTGCCGGTGCTGATGCTGACCGCGCGGGACGACGAGACGGACCTGCTGGTGGGCCTGGGCGTCGGTGCGGACGACTACATGACCAAGCCGTTCTCGATGCGCGAGCTGGCGGCCCGGGTGAACGTGCTGCTGCGCCGGGTGGAGCGGGCCCAGCAGGCGGCCCGGACGCCCGCGCTGGGGTCCCTGCGGTTCGGCGAGCTGGAGATCGACCACGTGCAGCGCCGGGTCCGGCTGGGCAGCGGCGACGTGCACCTGACGCCGACCGAGTTCGACCTGCTGGCCTGCCTGGCGGCGCAGCCGCGCGCGGTGCTGACCCGCGAGCAGCTGCTGGCCGAGGTGTGGGACTGGACCGACGCGTCCGGCACCCGCACGGTGGACAGCCACGTGAAGGCGCTGCGCCGGAAGATCGGCGCGAGCTGGATCCGCACGGTGCACGGCGTGGGGTACGCGCTGGAGGCCCCGCTGTCCTGA